In Streptomyces sp. NBC_00091, the following proteins share a genomic window:
- a CDS encoding DMT family transporter: protein MTAQNSATRPTSIAVQVTGRTGARSGTALAMLGVVTFSLTFPATAWGLESFGPWSLVALRSVLAAAIAGVFLLAGRVSLPAREHWAGLAVVAAGVVVGFPLLTTLALRTSTTSHAAVVVGLLPLTTAAFSAVRTGNRPSGRFWAAAVAGAVVILGFTLAQSGGAPSTGDAYLFGALLVCAAGYTEGGRLARVLPGWQVVGWALVLCLPLTLAGAAVALASEPVHLTWHGAAGLIWVAAGSNFVGLYVWYRGMAEIGAPRASQLQLAQPLLTLVWSVALLGEHLSPATPLAACAVLVCITVTQRVK, encoded by the coding sequence ATGACAGCACAGAATAGCGCTACTCGCCCGACCTCGATAGCAGTCCAGGTGACAGGCCGGACCGGCGCGCGCAGCGGCACCGCCCTCGCGATGCTCGGTGTCGTCACCTTCTCGCTGACCTTCCCCGCCACCGCCTGGGGACTGGAGAGCTTCGGCCCCTGGTCGCTCGTCGCCCTGCGCAGCGTCCTGGCCGCCGCCATCGCGGGCGTCTTCCTGCTGGCCGGTCGGGTGTCGCTGCCCGCCCGTGAGCACTGGGCCGGGCTCGCCGTCGTCGCGGCGGGAGTGGTGGTCGGCTTCCCGCTGCTGACCACCCTGGCGCTGCGGACCTCCACCACCTCGCACGCCGCCGTGGTGGTGGGGCTGCTGCCGCTCACCACCGCCGCCTTCTCGGCGGTGCGTACGGGCAACCGCCCGTCGGGCCGGTTCTGGGCGGCGGCCGTCGCCGGGGCCGTGGTGATCCTGGGCTTCACCCTCGCCCAGAGCGGCGGCGCCCCGTCCACCGGGGACGCCTACCTGTTCGGAGCGCTGCTGGTGTGCGCGGCCGGCTACACCGAGGGCGGGCGCCTGGCCCGCGTACTGCCGGGCTGGCAGGTGGTCGGCTGGGCGCTGGTGCTGTGCCTGCCCCTGACGCTGGCCGGCGCGGCGGTCGCGCTCGCCTCCGAGCCGGTGCACCTGACCTGGCACGGAGCGGCCGGCCTGATCTGGGTGGCGGCCGGCTCGAACTTCGTCGGGCTGTACGTCTGGTACCGCGGGATGGCCGAGATCGGCGCGCCGCGCGCCAGCCAGCTCCAGCTCGCCCAGCCGCTGCTGACCCTGGTCTGGTCGGTCGCCCTGCTGGGCGAGCACCTGTCCCCGGCCACCCCGCTGGCCGCCTGCGCGGTCCTGGTCTGCATCACCGTGACCCAACGGGTCAAATAG
- the argJ gene encoding bifunctional glutamate N-acetyltransferase/amino-acid acetyltransferase ArgJ, with protein MSVTAAQGFTAAGIAAGIKANGNPDLALVVNNGPRLAAAGVFTSNRVKAAPVRWSEQVLRGATVSAVVLNSGGANACTGPKGFQDTHATAEKVAEALGGEHNAGEIAVASTGLIGVLLPMDKLLPGIETAAAALSADGGEDAAIAIKTTDTVHKTATVSQGGWTVGGMAKGAGMLAPGLATMLVVLTTDADLDSATLDKALRDATRTTFDRVDSDGCMSTNDTVLLLASGASGQVPPYADFADAVRTVCDDLARQLIGDAEGASKDIRIEVIGAASEQDAVEVGRSIARNNLLKCAIHGEDPNWGRVLSAIGTTSAAFDPDRLNVAINGVWVCKNGSVGEDRDLVSMKDREVHITADLSTGTESAVIWANDLTAEYVHENSAYSS; from the coding sequence GTGAGCGTGACGGCTGCACAGGGATTCACGGCGGCGGGCATCGCCGCCGGGATCAAGGCGAACGGCAACCCCGACCTGGCCCTCGTGGTCAACAACGGGCCGAGACTGGCCGCCGCGGGCGTCTTCACCTCCAACCGCGTCAAGGCCGCCCCCGTTCGCTGGTCCGAGCAGGTCCTGCGCGGCGCCACGGTCAGCGCGGTCGTCCTGAACTCCGGCGGCGCCAACGCCTGCACCGGCCCCAAGGGCTTCCAGGACACCCACGCCACCGCCGAGAAGGTGGCCGAGGCCCTGGGCGGAGAGCACAACGCCGGCGAGATCGCGGTGGCCTCCACCGGCCTGATCGGCGTCCTGCTCCCCATGGACAAGCTGCTCCCCGGCATCGAGACGGCCGCCGCCGCCCTCAGCGCCGACGGTGGCGAGGACGCCGCCATCGCCATCAAGACCACCGACACCGTGCACAAGACGGCCACCGTCTCCCAGGGGGGCTGGACCGTCGGCGGCATGGCCAAGGGCGCGGGCATGCTCGCCCCGGGCCTGGCCACCATGCTCGTCGTCCTCACCACCGACGCCGACCTGGACAGCGCCACCCTCGACAAGGCGCTGCGGGACGCGACCCGCACCACCTTCGACCGGGTCGACTCCGACGGCTGCATGTCCACCAACGACACCGTGCTGCTGCTCGCCTCCGGCGCGTCCGGCCAGGTGCCGCCGTACGCGGACTTCGCGGACGCCGTACGGACCGTCTGCGACGACCTCGCCCGCCAGCTGATCGGCGACGCCGAGGGCGCCAGCAAGGACATCCGCATCGAGGTGATCGGCGCGGCCAGCGAGCAGGACGCCGTCGAGGTCGGCCGGTCCATCGCCCGCAACAACCTGCTCAAGTGCGCCATCCACGGCGAGGACCCCAACTGGGGCCGGGTGCTCTCCGCCATCGGCACCACCAGCGCCGCCTTCGACCCGGACCGGCTGAACGTCGCCATCAACGGCGTCTGGGTCTGCAAGAACGGCTCCGTCGGCGAGGACCGCGACCTGGTGTCCATGAAGGACCGCGAGGTCCACATCACCGCCGACCTGTCCACCGGCACCGAGTCGGCCGTCATCTGGGCCAACGACCTGACCGCCGAGTACGTCCACGAGAACAGCGCGTACAGCTCATGA
- a CDS encoding PLP-dependent aminotransferase family protein, with translation MYERSSVAELAESLRSELDRYPVGGKLPSSRAMVERYRVSPVTVSRALAQLAAEGLVVTRPGAGAFRARPRTTDPAPGDTSWQEVALSAEGAGEVAPRSVDAAGVLHSLAVPPPGVIELNGGYLHPSLQPERAMAAALARAGRRPGAWGRPPMEGLPELRDWFAREIGGAVGSVGAADVLITAGGQSALNTAVRALAPPGAPILVESPTYPGLLAIARASGCRPVPVPVDAEGVRPELLAAAFEATGARVFVCQPLFQNPTGAVLSAERRAEVLRIARAAGAFVVEDDYARNLAHEDAGPLPPTLAAQDSDGVVVHVRSLTKATSPSLRVGALAARGPVLDRLRAIQVVDTFFVPRPLQEAALELVGAPAWPRHLRAVAAELRHRRDVLAGALRRELPGAELPHLPSGGYQLWVRPGGSGDDAGFAAAALRAGVAVTPGRPYFCAEPPAAYVRLSFAGVSGPGDLVEAVQRLRGGLPGGFLGGT, from the coding sequence ATGTATGAGCGTAGCAGTGTGGCCGAGCTGGCAGAATCCCTGCGATCGGAACTCGACCGCTATCCAGTAGGTGGAAAGCTGCCGTCCAGCCGGGCCATGGTCGAGCGCTACCGGGTCAGCCCCGTCACCGTCTCCCGGGCCCTCGCGCAGCTCGCCGCCGAGGGGCTCGTCGTCACCCGCCCCGGCGCCGGGGCCTTCCGGGCCCGCCCGCGTACGACGGACCCCGCGCCCGGGGACACCTCCTGGCAGGAGGTCGCCCTCAGCGCCGAAGGGGCCGGCGAGGTGGCCCCGCGCTCCGTGGACGCCGCCGGGGTGCTGCACTCCCTGGCCGTGCCCCCGCCCGGGGTCATCGAGCTCAACGGCGGCTACCTGCACCCCTCGCTCCAGCCCGAGCGGGCCATGGCGGCGGCCCTGGCCCGCGCCGGACGCCGGCCGGGGGCGTGGGGGCGGCCGCCCATGGAGGGGCTGCCCGAGCTGCGCGACTGGTTCGCCCGGGAGATCGGGGGCGCGGTGGGATCGGTGGGCGCCGCCGACGTACTGATCACCGCGGGCGGCCAGAGCGCGCTGAACACCGCCGTGCGGGCGCTGGCCCCGCCCGGGGCGCCGATCCTGGTCGAGTCGCCGACCTACCCGGGCCTGCTGGCCATCGCCCGCGCCTCCGGCTGCCGGCCCGTACCCGTCCCGGTGGACGCCGAGGGGGTCCGGCCGGAGCTGCTGGCCGCCGCCTTCGAAGCCACCGGCGCACGGGTCTTCGTATGCCAGCCGCTGTTCCAGAACCCGACCGGCGCCGTGCTGTCCGCCGAGCGGCGCGCAGAGGTGCTGCGCATCGCCCGGGCCGCCGGGGCCTTCGTGGTCGAGGACGACTACGCGCGGAACCTGGCCCACGAGGACGCCGGGCCGCTGCCCCCGACGCTGGCCGCCCAGGACTCCGACGGGGTGGTGGTCCACGTACGGTCCCTGACCAAGGCCACCTCGCCCAGCCTGCGGGTCGGCGCGCTCGCCGCCCGGGGCCCGGTGCTGGACCGGCTGCGGGCCATCCAGGTGGTCGACACCTTCTTCGTGCCCCGGCCGCTCCAGGAGGCCGCGCTCGAACTGGTCGGCGCGCCCGCCTGGCCGCGCCACCTGAGGGCCGTCGCCGCCGAGCTGCGCCACCGGCGCGACGTGCTCGCGGGGGCCCTGCGGCGGGAGCTGCCCGGCGCCGAGCTGCCGCACCTGCCCTCGGGGGGCTACCAGTTGTGGGTGCGCCCCGGCGGGAGCGGCGACGACGCCGGCTTCGCGGCGGCCGCCCTGCGCGCCGGGGTCGCGGTCACCCCGGGCCGCCCGTACTTCTGCGCGGAACCGCCGGCCGCGTACGTCCGGCTGAGCTTCGCCGGGGTGTCGGGCCCGGGGGACCTGGTGGAGGCCGTCCAGCGGCTGCGGGGCGGGCTGCCGGGCGGGTTCCTGGGCGGGACGTAG
- a CDS encoding 3-hydroxybutyryl-CoA dehydrogenase: MSSERHDVTDLSTLPTDIARVGVVGCGQMGAGIAEVCARSGLEVKVAETTGEALEIGRTRLHNSLTKAAERGKISEEERDATLARLTFTTDLGEFADRDLVIEAVVENEQVKTEIFQVLDQVITRPDAILASNTSSIPLVKLAVATSRPDQVIGIHFFNPAPVQKLVELIPALTTGEETVKRAEALVRDVLGKHAVRAQDRSGFVVNALLVPYLLSAIRMFESGIASREDIDNGMELGCAHPMGPLKLSDLIGLDTIASIADSMYAEYKEPLYAAPPLLQRMVDAGRLGRKTGSGFYPYG; encoded by the coding sequence ATGAGCAGCGAAAGGCACGATGTGACGGACCTCTCTACCCTCCCGACCGACATCGCACGGGTCGGCGTGGTGGGCTGCGGCCAGATGGGCGCGGGCATCGCCGAGGTGTGTGCCCGCAGCGGTCTTGAGGTGAAGGTCGCCGAGACCACCGGCGAGGCCCTGGAGATCGGGCGGACCCGGCTGCACAACTCCCTGACCAAGGCCGCCGAACGCGGCAAGATCAGCGAGGAGGAGCGGGACGCCACCCTGGCCCGCCTCACCTTCACCACCGATCTCGGCGAGTTCGCCGACCGCGACCTCGTCATCGAGGCGGTCGTCGAGAACGAGCAGGTCAAGACGGAGATCTTCCAGGTCCTCGACCAGGTGATCACCCGCCCGGACGCGATCCTCGCCTCCAACACCTCCTCGATCCCGCTGGTCAAGCTGGCCGTCGCGACCTCGCGGCCGGACCAGGTCATCGGCATCCACTTCTTCAACCCGGCGCCGGTGCAGAAGCTGGTCGAGCTGATCCCCGCGCTGACCACGGGCGAGGAGACGGTCAAGCGGGCCGAGGCCCTGGTGCGGGACGTGCTCGGCAAGCACGCCGTCCGCGCCCAGGACCGGTCCGGCTTCGTCGTCAACGCGCTCCTCGTCCCGTACCTGCTGTCCGCGATCCGGATGTTCGAGTCGGGCATCGCGAGCCGCGAGGACATCGACAACGGCATGGAGCTGGGCTGCGCCCACCCGATGGGCCCGCTCAAGCTGTCCGACCTGATCGGCCTCGACACCATCGCCTCGATCGCCGATTCGATGTACGCCGAGTACAAGGAGCCGCTGTACGCCGCTCCCCCGCTGCTCCAGCGGATGGTCGACGCGGGCCGCCTCGGCCGCAAGACGGGCTCGGGCTTCTACCCGTACGGCTGA
- a CDS encoding DUF1918 domain-containing protein, with protein MRATEGDQLVQHGRVVGQHDRVGEIVEVLGENGAPPYRVHFPDGHDAVMSPGPDCVVRHPDEPAGKPDTWR; from the coding sequence ATGCGCGCGACCGAGGGCGACCAGCTGGTGCAGCACGGCAGGGTCGTTGGCCAGCACGACAGGGTGGGCGAGATCGTCGAGGTCCTGGGCGAGAACGGCGCCCCTCCGTACCGGGTCCACTTCCCGGACGGGCACGACGCCGTCATGTCCCCCGGCCCCGACTGCGTCGTCCGCCACCCGGACGAGCCCGCGGGCAAGCCCGACACCTGGCGCTGA
- a CDS encoding glycoside hydrolase family 10 protein, with the protein MAYIGRRELLAGAAGALAATAAGPAAAAQGPASGPAGPPGPPGPPGVLPARPATGRRAGAAEFRGMWIATVQNVDWPSESGLTAREQRAELIALLDTAVRRRLNAVVLQVRPAADALWPGAREPWSQWLTGVQGRDPGWDPLGTAVTEAHARGLELHAWFNPYRVANHTDPSRLAASHPARRNPGWAVPYGGKLYYNPGLPEVRAFVQEAMLDAVSRYPVDGVHWDDYFYPYPVTGEYFDDDEAYAEYGGSFGSRADWRRHNTDSLVYEMSRRLRTVRPAARFGVSPFAVWRNQGTDPLGSATRALQTYDDLYADTRKWVLEGWIDYIAPQAYWHIGHPQADYAAIVPWWARTVAGTGVDLYVGEALYRCDARSSTAAWRDPAELSRHLTFARRYAEVRGHVYFSAKHVAADPNGALARVVSDHYPTAVPPR; encoded by the coding sequence ATGGCGTACATCGGTCGGCGGGAGCTGCTGGCAGGAGCCGCGGGGGCACTGGCCGCCACCGCGGCGGGACCGGCGGCGGCAGCGCAAGGTCCGGCAAGCGGGCCGGCGGGGCCGCCCGGGCCGCCGGGGCCGCCGGGGGTGCTCCCGGCGCGGCCCGCCACCGGCCGCCGGGCCGGGGCCGCGGAGTTCCGGGGGATGTGGATCGCCACCGTACAGAACGTGGACTGGCCCTCCGAGAGCGGGCTGACCGCCCGGGAGCAGCGCGCGGAGCTGATCGCGCTCCTCGACACCGCCGTGCGGCGCCGGCTCAACGCGGTGGTCCTCCAGGTCCGGCCGGCCGCCGACGCCCTGTGGCCCGGGGCGCGCGAGCCCTGGTCCCAGTGGCTGACCGGGGTGCAGGGCCGGGACCCGGGCTGGGACCCGCTGGGCACGGCGGTCACCGAGGCGCACGCGCGGGGGCTGGAGCTGCACGCCTGGTTCAACCCGTACCGGGTGGCCAACCACACGGACCCCTCCCGCCTGGCCGCCTCGCACCCGGCGCGCCGCAACCCCGGCTGGGCCGTCCCGTACGGCGGCAAGCTCTACTACAACCCCGGACTGCCCGAGGTGCGGGCCTTCGTTCAGGAGGCGATGCTCGACGCCGTCTCCCGCTACCCCGTCGACGGGGTGCACTGGGACGACTACTTCTACCCCTACCCGGTCACCGGGGAGTACTTCGACGACGACGAGGCCTATGCGGAGTACGGGGGCTCCTTCGGCTCCCGCGCCGACTGGCGCCGCCACAACACCGACAGCCTGGTGTACGAGATGTCGAGGCGGCTGCGCACCGTCCGCCCGGCGGCCCGGTTCGGCGTCAGCCCCTTCGCGGTCTGGCGCAACCAGGGCACCGACCCGCTCGGCTCGGCCACGCGGGCGCTGCAGACGTACGACGACCTCTACGCGGACACCCGCAAGTGGGTCCTGGAGGGCTGGATCGACTACATCGCCCCGCAGGCGTACTGGCACATCGGGCACCCGCAGGCCGACTACGCCGCGATCGTGCCCTGGTGGGCGCGGACGGTCGCCGGCACGGGGGTGGACCTGTACGTGGGCGAGGCGCTGTACCGCTGCGACGCCCGCAGCTCCACCGCCGCCTGGCGCGATCCCGCGGAGCTGTCCCGGCACCTGACCTTCGCCCGCCGGTACGCGGAGGTCCGCGGCCACGTTTACTTCTCGGCGAAGCACGTGGCCGCGGACCCCAATGGAGCGCTGGCCAGGGTCGTGTCCGACCACTACCCGACGGCTGTGCCGCCGCGCTGA
- a CDS encoding GNAT family N-acetyltransferase yields MIAVRAAGPGDGDTLGEIHAAAWEAAYAPFFDPEFAAEGIRSRRTRWHARLVEAPGTLLLAEAGGRPLAMSWSSASGTRPGLAEILSFYAHPDGWGSGVAAVLMEATLARLRADGFARAHLWTLRDTPRSRRFYAKCGFAGTGAVRGTDFGDGRPLEQVEYEREC; encoded by the coding sequence ATGATCGCGGTCCGCGCCGCAGGCCCGGGCGACGGTGACACCCTCGGCGAGATCCACGCCGCCGCCTGGGAGGCCGCGTACGCGCCCTTCTTCGATCCGGAGTTCGCCGCCGAGGGCATCCGCAGCCGGCGCACCCGCTGGCACGCGCGGCTCGTGGAGGCCCCGGGGACGCTGCTGCTGGCCGAGGCCGGCGGCCGCCCCCTGGCCATGTCCTGGTCCTCCGCCTCCGGGACCCGTCCGGGTCTCGCGGAGATCCTCAGCTTCTACGCGCACCCCGACGGCTGGGGCAGCGGCGTCGCCGCCGTGCTCATGGAAGCCACGCTGGCCCGGCTGCGCGCGGACGGATTCGCCCGTGCCCACCTGTGGACCCTGCGGGACACTCCGCGGTCCCGCCGCTTCTACGCCAAGTGCGGCTTCGCCGGGACCGGCGCGGTGCGGGGCACGGACTTCGGTGACGGCCGCCCGCTCGAACAGGTCGAGTACGAGCGGGAGTGCTGA
- a CDS encoding N-acetyltransferase: MTEIEITSLARRPELGPRLWDMEDSWPEFARHDPIAWLLYPRLVAEFPEYVFVATDGDEVVARAFSVPFALHTPERGGALPGQGWDRVLMWAFSDQRRGIRPDTVSALEISIAVGRQGEGLSGRMLAAMREGARAAGFAEVVAPLRPSGKHAEPDTPMAEYAYRTREDGLPYDPWLRVHVRAGAVVDSVAPVSMTISGTLAQWREWTGLPFDTAGPVRVPGALSPVHCDPEHDRAVYLEPNVWVRHPLGAAGAVSG; the protein is encoded by the coding sequence ATGACCGAGATCGAGATCACCTCCCTGGCCCGCCGACCCGAACTGGGCCCCCGGCTCTGGGACATGGAGGACTCCTGGCCGGAGTTCGCCCGGCACGACCCGATCGCCTGGCTGCTCTACCCGCGCCTGGTCGCGGAGTTCCCCGAGTACGTCTTCGTCGCCACCGACGGCGATGAGGTGGTGGCCCGGGCCTTCAGTGTCCCCTTCGCCCTGCACACGCCGGAGCGCGGCGGGGCGCTGCCCGGGCAGGGCTGGGACCGGGTCCTGATGTGGGCCTTCTCCGACCAGCGGCGCGGGATCCGGCCCGACACGGTCAGCGCCCTGGAGATCAGCATCGCCGTCGGCCGGCAGGGCGAGGGCCTCTCCGGCCGGATGCTGGCCGCCATGCGCGAGGGCGCCCGCGCTGCCGGGTTCGCGGAGGTCGTGGCCCCGCTCCGGCCGAGCGGCAAGCACGCCGAGCCCGACACCCCGATGGCGGAGTACGCGTACCGCACCCGCGAGGACGGGCTGCCGTACGACCCGTGGCTGCGGGTCCACGTGCGGGCGGGGGCGGTCGTCGACTCGGTGGCCCCCGTCTCGATGACCATCAGCGGCACGCTCGCCCAGTGGCGCGAGTGGACCGGACTGCCCTTCGACACGGCGGGCCCGGTCCGCGTACCCGGGGCGCTCAGCCCGGTCCACTGCGACCCGGAGCACGACCGCGCGGTCTACCTGGAGCCGAACGTCTGGGTCCGCCACCCGCTGGGCGCCGCCGGGGCAGTGTCCGGATGA
- the argC gene encoding N-acetyl-gamma-glutamyl-phosphate reductase, giving the protein MVVRVAVAGASGYAGGEVLRLLLSHPEVEIGALTGHSNAGQPFGPLQPHLVPLAGRTLEATTPEVLAGHDVVFLALPHGQSAAVAAQLGDEVLVVDMGADHRLKDSADWDKFYGAPHAGTWPYGLPELPGGRAALAGTRRIAVPGCFPTAVSLALYPAYQARLAEPEAVIVAATGTSGAGKALKPHLLGSEVMGTVTPYGVGGVHRHTPEMVQNLSPLAGERVSVSFTANLVPMPRGILATCSAKALPGTTAETLRAAYEKAYADEPFVRLLPEGLWPTTKAVYGSNAVHVQVAYDESAQRIIAISAIDNLTKGTAGGAVQSMNIALGFPEALGLSTIGVAP; this is encoded by the coding sequence ATGGTGGTACGTGTAGCGGTGGCCGGAGCGAGCGGATACGCGGGCGGTGAAGTCCTGCGCCTGCTGCTCTCGCACCCCGAGGTCGAGATCGGCGCGCTGACCGGGCACTCCAACGCCGGACAGCCCTTCGGTCCCCTCCAGCCGCACCTCGTCCCGCTCGCCGGCCGGACCCTGGAGGCGACCACCCCCGAGGTCCTCGCCGGCCACGATGTCGTCTTCCTGGCGCTGCCGCACGGACAGTCCGCCGCCGTCGCCGCCCAGCTCGGCGACGAGGTGCTCGTCGTCGACATGGGCGCCGACCACCGGCTGAAGGACTCCGCCGACTGGGACAAGTTCTACGGCGCCCCGCACGCCGGCACCTGGCCGTACGGGCTCCCCGAGCTGCCCGGCGGCCGCGCCGCCCTGGCGGGCACCAGGCGCATCGCCGTGCCCGGCTGCTTCCCCACCGCCGTCTCGCTCGCGCTCTACCCCGCCTACCAGGCGCGCCTCGCCGAGCCGGAGGCCGTGATCGTCGCCGCCACCGGCACCTCCGGCGCGGGCAAGGCCCTCAAGCCGCACCTGCTCGGCTCCGAGGTGATGGGCACCGTGACCCCGTACGGCGTCGGCGGCGTCCACCGGCACACGCCCGAGATGGTGCAGAACCTCTCCCCGCTCGCCGGGGAGCGGGTCTCCGTCTCCTTCACCGCGAACCTCGTGCCCATGCCGCGCGGCATCCTCGCCACCTGCTCCGCCAAGGCCCTCCCCGGCACCACCGCGGAGACGCTGCGCGCCGCCTACGAGAAGGCGTACGCCGACGAGCCCTTCGTCCGGCTCCTCCCCGAGGGCCTGTGGCCCACCACCAAGGCGGTGTACGGCTCCAACGCCGTCCACGTCCAGGTCGCCTACGACGAGTCCGCCCAGCGGATCATCGCCATCAGCGCGATCGACAACCTGACCAAGGGCACCGCCGGCGGCGCGGTGCAGAGCATGAACATCGCCCTCGGGTTCCCCGAGGCGCTGGGTCTTTCCACGATTGGAGTGGCGCCGTGA